The following proteins come from a genomic window of Mycobacterium sp. DL:
- a CDS encoding polysaccharide pyruvyl transferase family protein: MWHSSIKARLWQFADTALFRWLEGCWYRTVRPDSDAERRGVLLITTFGGGNIGDQAMFESFLRNTAGPIKVVMPRPCALAVPDDVSSRVEVHVLEGLFQGRPQVTPSRIREFGKLVSHSEALVVIGADILDGAYNLREAWSRTEALRLALRLGTPARIIGFSWSPAPHPVIERAYRRLSGQVALYVRDKYSLDRLTAAGIAARLVPDTVFSLRHRCCCASISSGSPPGSSPVALLNVSGLLRKRHGLSDQYVPIIRELLLLGYKVIMVPHVFREGDDDLAASREVLELVADRSVELVDRVLEPNEVQALAATATLVITGRMHLAILALTMRTPVIVFGSQGKVEGMLALFDLEELVVQTGPSLGAATVERILQLHGMNEKIRAQITQKLPGVVLQSDENFVW, from the coding sequence GTGTGGCACTCGTCCATCAAGGCGCGGTTATGGCAATTTGCGGACACGGCGTTGTTTCGCTGGCTGGAGGGTTGCTGGTACCGGACCGTGCGACCTGACTCTGACGCCGAACGACGTGGGGTGCTGCTCATCACGACGTTCGGTGGCGGCAACATCGGTGATCAGGCAATGTTCGAGTCCTTCTTGCGAAATACGGCCGGGCCAATCAAGGTCGTGATGCCGCGACCTTGTGCACTCGCGGTGCCTGACGACGTTTCCAGTCGCGTCGAAGTCCATGTGCTCGAGGGACTCTTTCAAGGTCGACCCCAAGTCACACCTTCACGGATCCGCGAGTTCGGCAAACTGGTAAGCCATTCCGAAGCGCTCGTGGTTATTGGCGCCGACATTTTGGACGGGGCTTACAACCTTCGTGAGGCTTGGTCTCGGACGGAAGCGCTTAGGCTGGCGTTGCGACTCGGCACGCCAGCTCGCATCATCGGGTTCAGTTGGAGCCCTGCTCCGCATCCAGTTATCGAGCGTGCCTACCGGAGGCTGAGCGGGCAGGTAGCTCTGTACGTGAGAGACAAATATTCGCTCGACCGGTTGACCGCTGCGGGTATCGCCGCTCGCCTAGTCCCTGACACAGTTTTCTCACTTAGACATCGATGCTGTTGCGCGTCGATCAGCTCAGGTAGCCCGCCGGGTTCCTCGCCCGTGGCACTTCTGAATGTCAGTGGGCTGCTTCGCAAAAGGCACGGGTTGTCCGATCAGTACGTCCCAATAATCCGTGAGCTCCTACTGCTCGGTTACAAGGTGATTATGGTCCCACACGTGTTTCGGGAAGGCGACGACGATCTTGCAGCTTCCCGAGAGGTGCTCGAGTTAGTCGCGGACCGGAGCGTGGAACTAGTTGATCGCGTCTTGGAGCCCAACGAGGTGCAGGCGTTAGCCGCTACCGCGACGCTTGTCATAACCGGACGAATGCACCTGGCGATCCTTGCGCTGACTATGCGTACTCCCGTGATCGTGTTCGGCTCCCAAGGAAAAGTTGAAGGAATGCTTGCGTTGTTCGACTTGGAAGAGCTGGTGGTTCAGACGGGCCCGAGCCTAGGCGCCGCTACGGTCGAGCGGATTCTTCAACTCCACGGGATGAATGAAAAGATTCGTGCGCAGATCACGCAAAAATTACCTGGGGTGGTGTTGCAGTCTGATGAAAATTTCGTGTGGTGA